A single window of Sphingobium sp. V4 DNA harbors:
- a CDS encoding recombinase family protein: MATDIEPSPAFAPQIGRVYLRVSTDAQDLRRQDAIVAEAKAAGYYVAAVYREKASGARADRPELLRMIADLQPGEVVIAEKIDRISRLPLAEAEQLVETIRARGARLAIPGVVDLSDLAADAEGIARIVLESVQAMLLKIALQMAHDDYTDRRERQRQGIALAKAAGRSGGRKGDRATHARIVALREAGKSIAKTAELADCDRSTVKRVWAAHRAAQVQEPSPQRNHRERNR, translated from the coding sequence ATGGCCACTGATATTGAGCCGTCCCCCGCCTTCGCGCCGCAGATCGGCCGCGTTTATTTGCGCGTCAGCACCGATGCACAGGACTTACGCCGACAGGATGCCATCGTAGCCGAGGCGAAGGCAGCGGGCTATTATGTCGCGGCAGTCTATCGGGAGAAGGCATCGGGTGCCCGTGCCGACCGCCCCGAGTTGCTGCGTATGATTGCCGATCTTCAACCCGGTGAAGTGGTGATTGCCGAGAAGATTGACCGGATTAGTCGTCTTCCCTTGGCCGAGGCCGAGCAGCTGGTTGAGACAATTCGTGCGCGAGGCGCGCGACTTGCCATTCCCGGCGTCGTGGACCTGTCCGACCTCGCGGCCGACGCCGAGGGCATCGCCCGCATCGTGCTCGAATCTGTTCAGGCGATGCTCTTGAAGATCGCCCTGCAGATGGCTCACGACGATTACACCGATCGCCGCGAGCGACAGCGCCAAGGTATCGCCTTGGCAAAGGCCGCAGGGCGCAGCGGAGGGCGCAAAGGCGATCGGGCAACGCACGCCCGCATTGTGGCATTGCGCGAAGCGGGCAAGAGCATTGCCAAAACGGCAGAGCTGGCCGATTGCGACCGCAGCACCGTCAAGCGGGTGTGGGCGGCCCATCGTGCCGCCCAGGTGCAAGAACCCAGCCCTCAGCGAAATCATCGTGAGCGGAACCGCTGA
- a CDS encoding single-stranded DNA-binding protein codes for MQNIAEFRIIGRVGSVDTTDKVTHVSVAANYNRKDGDEWKTDTHWNRVTFFRQLAERAADLGKGDLVHITGRVRQNSYESNGETRYSVDLIAEGLGILVRGGAD; via the coding sequence ATGCAGAACATCGCTGAATTTCGGATCATCGGCCGCGTTGGCAGTGTCGATACGACCGATAAAGTCACCCATGTTTCCGTCGCCGCGAACTACAACCGCAAGGATGGCGATGAATGGAAGACCGATACGCACTGGAACCGCGTGACGTTCTTCCGCCAGCTGGCAGAGCGCGCCGCTGACTTGGGCAAGGGCGACCTGGTTCACATCACCGGACGGGTCCGCCAGAACAGCTACGAGAGCAATGGCGAAACCCGCTACTCGGTGGACCTGATCGCTGAGGGGCTGGGTATCTTGGTTCGGGGCGGGGCTGACTAA
- a CDS encoding helix-turn-helix domain-containing protein, whose translation MAAKLFNRVASLRVASGLTQSELAARIQVSPETVAAIENGRQDATLLTALRMSRALRTEVPNIFREQPFPKLIGSERGESRTA comes from the coding sequence GTGGCAGCCAAACTGTTCAATCGTGTAGCGAGCTTGCGCGTCGCTTCCGGACTTACGCAATCCGAGCTGGCAGCGAGGATTCAAGTCTCCCCTGAAACAGTCGCGGCCATCGAGAACGGCAGACAGGACGCCACTTTGCTGACGGCGCTACGTATGTCGCGTGCCCTGCGAACCGAGGTGCCGAACATCTTCAGGGAGCAGCCTTTCCCTAAGCTGATCGGCTCCGAGCGAGGCGAGAGCCGAACAGCTTAG
- a CDS encoding DUF3768 domain-containing protein, with protein MEATTDQIATVAALNDIARRTMGVTCRTVITQGIAALDENTQSDILKMIEGFEDFTPDNDPHGEHDAGFLYRDVIGQWHTRWTDDSTRPALSVMWKFDYYDRDLEFGSAEPWNPDATTRVLTILLTSEY; from the coding sequence ATGGAAGCGACAACTGACCAGATCGCCACCGTTGCGGCGCTGAACGACATTGCGCGGCGAACGATGGGCGTGACTTGTCGCACCGTGATTACGCAAGGCATCGCGGCGCTGGACGAGAATACGCAGTCCGACATTCTCAAGATGATCGAGGGCTTTGAGGATTTCACACCCGACAACGATCCTCACGGCGAGCATGACGCCGGTTTCCTTTATCGCGATGTGATCGGCCAATGGCATACCCGCTGGACTGACGACAGCACGCGCCCAGCCCTCTCGGTCATGTGGAAGTTCGACTATTACGACCGCGATCTTGAATTTGGCAGCGCCGAACCATGGAATCCCGATGCCACAACCCGCGTGCTCACCATTCTCCTAACCAGCGAATATTGA
- a CDS encoding ParB/RepB/Spo0J family partition protein — translation MSKAAVKPAKKSFADFDMDAMDFSAVPANTEFKAAGRFQRLPLDDIDPDPTQVRREFDQAEIDALAATIKDRGLLQPIVVAPTSNGRYIIRYGERRYRACRQLGFDQIDTVLDQADAERDIGLDQFLENEQRQALSLAERVSFIASRVSDTLSTKDLAARIAKPHSEVKRLYSLRTLPEDILAALKNCSPRAAVAIKHAIELDEQATRNFVAANENPTAAACEQFLATLQGSPEEETAQAGAAKAIDDPASPQESRALVAAATSATDDRRERPELDAHDDEREGEGAVLADPSDHKPRAPRQPKEATDAPAIIIQGRRGIVLSGQVTVRFDGEAAPQTFDF, via the coding sequence ATGAGCAAGGCAGCTGTCAAACCGGCGAAGAAGAGCTTTGCCGACTTCGATATGGACGCGATGGACTTTTCGGCCGTCCCCGCGAATACCGAGTTCAAGGCAGCTGGACGGTTTCAGCGCCTTCCGCTCGATGACATTGATCCAGACCCCACGCAGGTTCGCCGGGAGTTCGACCAGGCCGAGATTGATGCACTGGCCGCAACCATCAAGGACCGCGGCTTGCTGCAACCCATCGTTGTCGCGCCAACATCGAACGGTCGCTACATCATCCGCTACGGAGAGCGGCGCTATCGCGCGTGCCGCCAGCTTGGTTTCGACCAGATCGACACCGTTCTGGATCAGGCGGACGCCGAGCGCGATATTGGCCTCGACCAGTTTCTTGAGAACGAGCAACGCCAAGCCCTAAGTCTGGCTGAGCGCGTCAGTTTCATCGCGAGCCGCGTCAGTGACACGCTCTCGACAAAGGATCTAGCCGCGCGCATCGCCAAGCCGCATTCGGAAGTGAAGCGGCTCTACTCGCTGCGCACCTTGCCCGAGGACATTCTTGCCGCGTTGAAGAATTGTTCTCCGCGTGCCGCCGTCGCGATCAAACACGCGATCGAGCTGGACGAGCAGGCCACGCGCAATTTCGTGGCAGCAAACGAAAATCCGACAGCCGCCGCCTGTGAGCAGTTTCTTGCTACGCTCCAAGGCAGCCCCGAGGAAGAGACCGCGCAGGCCGGTGCCGCTAAAGCGATCGACGATCCAGCGTCGCCCCAAGAATCGCGCGCCTTGGTGGCAGCTGCTACCAGTGCGACGGACGATCGTCGGGAGCGGCCTGAACTGGACGCTCACGACGACGAGCGGGAAGGGGAGGGGGCCGTGCTTGCCGATCCTTCCGATCACAAGCCGCGCGCCCCCCGTCAGCCGAAAGAGGCTACCGACGCACCGGCTATCATCATTCAGGGCCGTCGCGGGATTGTTCTAAGTGGCCAGGTCACGGTTCGGTTCGACGGCGAGGCCGCGCCCCAAACCTTCGACTTCTGA
- a CDS encoding helix-turn-helix transcriptional regulator, with product MPTIYLKRTSPLMAQLGANIARELKKLGITQGELSERSGVAASHISYMVRGHGNPTLATLESLADAFGLSAVELLAADSTSRDKS from the coding sequence ATGCCAACCATATACCTGAAACGAACATCGCCGTTGATGGCCCAGCTCGGGGCCAACATCGCTCGCGAACTAAAGAAACTAGGCATAACTCAAGGGGAGTTGTCCGAACGCTCGGGCGTTGCGGCGTCACATATTTCATACATGGTGCGCGGACATGGTAATCCAACGCTTGCTACCTTGGAGAGCCTTGCCGATGCTTTCGGATTATCGGCTGTCGAATTATTGGCAGCGGATAGCACTTCCCGCGACAAGTCCTGA
- a CDS encoding relaxase/mobilization nuclease domain-containing protein has product MSDFDSSFEAGQLAALFKPKLTSDPNRRGADMLLRSLSSRRAGQGGSTRARLARVVSRAPEVMVKVTGRPKGKNHAAAHFDYIGRKGDVPLETRDGDILTDKEARAELARDWGDPVYWRDNSTVAAVSMVFSMPAGTDPDKVLSAVREVARSEIGHEWDYVLALHTDTPRPHVHVTVAARGDTGQRFNPRPQTLHHYRERFAEELRARGVTAEATPRAARGVGRAGQSMALNRMRQRYMAGTAPAPFANQKITAAARDQLAGRSTAPDFVVRGRQAWNETQHRYLAAAKRLETSSDPADRQLADQVRQFVGAGRTPTIHERSVAAMERKRQSERSRNRDRSREGPGR; this is encoded by the coding sequence GTGAGCGACTTTGATAGCAGCTTTGAGGCGGGACAGCTTGCCGCGCTGTTCAAACCAAAGCTGACCAGCGACCCGAACAGGCGCGGGGCCGATATGTTGCTGCGCTCGCTGAGTTCGAGGCGGGCAGGCCAGGGCGGGAGCACGCGGGCGCGGCTTGCTCGCGTTGTCAGCCGTGCCCCGGAGGTCATGGTCAAGGTTACGGGCAGGCCGAAGGGCAAGAACCACGCGGCTGCGCATTTCGACTATATCGGCCGGAAAGGCGATGTGCCGCTTGAAACGCGTGATGGCGACATACTGACTGACAAGGAAGCTCGGGCGGAGCTGGCGCGCGATTGGGGCGATCCTGTCTATTGGCGTGACAATTCTACCGTAGCCGCCGTGAGCATGGTTTTTTCGATGCCGGCAGGGACAGACCCCGACAAGGTTCTTTCAGCGGTGCGCGAGGTCGCGCGCAGCGAGATCGGGCATGAGTGGGATTACGTCCTGGCGCTGCATACGGACACACCGCGGCCCCACGTGCATGTGACGGTTGCCGCGCGCGGCGACACAGGGCAACGCTTCAACCCGCGACCTCAAACGCTGCATCATTACCGGGAGCGCTTTGCAGAGGAATTGCGGGCGAGGGGGGTTACTGCCGAGGCAACGCCTCGCGCAGCGCGTGGTGTCGGCCGAGCCGGTCAGAGCATGGCCCTGAATCGGATGAGGCAGCGCTACATGGCCGGCACCGCACCTGCGCCGTTTGCCAATCAGAAGATCACTGCGGCCGCGCGAGACCAGCTGGCGGGGCGGTCAACCGCTCCGGATTTCGTGGTGCGCGGGCGGCAGGCATGGAATGAGACGCAACACCGCTATCTAGCTGCCGCCAAGCGGCTTGAGACAAGCAGCGATCCAGCTGACCGCCAGCTTGCCGACCAGGTGCGGCAATTTGTGGGGGCAGGGCGAACGCCTACAATTCATGAGCGATCGGTAGCCGCGATGGAGCGGAAGCGGCAGAGCGAACGATCTAGGAACCGCGATCGTTCGCGGGAAGGGCCAGGACGATAG
- the mobC gene encoding plasmid mobilization relaxosome protein MobC — MEKTLGFKIEATKLAKIDALAQTRGGRGPFMRQLVDAVLRQSGAASEAAPLVDREAAGEHRLYLRPTETELAVIRHRAKERRMTPATWAMALVRRHIGIAAPVDRELREELLNCRQALQRIGRNVNQIARAANKMALADNAAEIAGELQKVNDLRAAIGAAVEGIGAATKADLSYWEVSSERL, encoded by the coding sequence ATGGAAAAGACGCTGGGCTTCAAGATCGAGGCAACCAAGCTCGCAAAGATTGACGCGCTTGCGCAGACGAGGGGAGGGCGCGGCCCCTTCATGCGTCAACTGGTTGACGCCGTGCTCCGGCAGTCCGGGGCGGCCAGCGAGGCCGCACCTCTTGTTGACCGCGAGGCCGCTGGCGAGCATCGCCTTTATCTTCGGCCGACCGAAACCGAACTGGCCGTGATCCGCCATCGCGCAAAAGAGCGCCGCATGACCCCGGCGACCTGGGCCATGGCTCTTGTGCGGCGACACATCGGCATTGCCGCGCCTGTCGATCGCGAATTGCGCGAAGAGCTGTTGAATTGCCGTCAGGCGTTGCAGCGCATTGGGCGCAACGTGAATCAGATCGCCCGAGCCGCTAACAAGATGGCGCTGGCGGACAATGCAGCGGAGATCGCCGGCGAGCTGCAAAAGGTCAACGACCTGCGCGCGGCGATCGGCGCGGCCGTCGAAGGTATCGGCGCCGCTACGAAAGCTGACCTGTCCTATTGGGAGGTTTCCAGTGAGCGACTTTGA
- a CDS encoding AAA family ATPase, translated as MRTIVVTNERGGIGKTTLTCHIAWHLAEQGKRVVVLDLDKQCHSAGMLKAEFEQIGPVQSILDFDPNEEPPALACFKNTRQIVELTTDSPQQGQHIGAYVRAIRAGLAKHYDYCVIDTAPAWDGRNLMALIASDYVAVPLDPDKTARQSLNEISQSISLANKVRGEGNATRFGIVFNRVQTTSEVSKMLMDRIGQALPANVVPHTIPHREHMREAALLEIPVWRLAKDTRRSAPIVREVVSYIVDQAEREAA; from the coding sequence ATGCGAACAATCGTAGTGACCAATGAGCGCGGCGGCATCGGCAAGACCACGCTTACCTGTCATATTGCGTGGCATCTGGCCGAGCAGGGCAAGCGTGTCGTGGTCCTGGACCTGGACAAGCAATGCCACAGTGCCGGGATGCTGAAAGCCGAGTTCGAGCAGATCGGCCCGGTTCAGTCGATTCTTGACTTCGACCCGAACGAAGAACCTCCGGCGCTGGCCTGTTTCAAGAACACACGGCAGATCGTCGAGTTGACGACTGACAGCCCGCAGCAAGGCCAGCACATCGGCGCTTATGTCCGCGCCATTCGTGCCGGCCTTGCCAAGCACTACGACTACTGCGTGATCGACACTGCGCCCGCGTGGGATGGCCGGAACCTCATGGCGCTGATTGCGTCCGATTATGTCGCGGTCCCACTGGACCCCGACAAAACCGCGCGTCAGTCGCTCAACGAAATCTCGCAAAGCATCAGCCTTGCAAACAAGGTGCGCGGGGAGGGTAACGCGACCCGGTTCGGGATCGTGTTCAACCGCGTTCAGACAACGAGCGAAGTTTCAAAAATGCTGATGGACCGCATTGGGCAGGCGCTTCCTGCCAATGTGGTGCCGCACACCATTCCGCACCGCGAGCACATGCGCGAGGCGGCTTTACTCGAAATTCCCGTTTGGCGCTTGGCAAAGGACACGCGGCGTAGCGCGCCGATCGTGCGCGAAGTCGTCTCCTACATTGTCGATCAAGCTGAGAGGGAAGCCGCATGA
- a CDS encoding sigma factor-like helix-turn-helix DNA-binding protein translates to MDGQDDAMKSAMELFAARLAKRDVERPITDHRTVERLIAMLEPHEQQVVRLRIGLGPSPALTLAATAKIVGVSPSRIGQIEDKAFRRIRWVCNNIDIHDRSALDALIARRRDEAAEAERIRKRDALQKALDQERKRKAKQDRDEVRRAKARDSAWNRKLRVAQAELDRMRSDAQFFAEQIAQIEQRANWLRAILPRDRQLAALREQADEIRDAIASAEASISNMLASPPDGPQLGKEASTNDGH, encoded by the coding sequence ATGGACGGTCAGGACGACGCGATGAAATCGGCCATGGAGCTGTTCGCAGCTCGGCTTGCAAAGCGCGATGTAGAGAGGCCGATCACCGACCATCGAACCGTCGAGCGGTTGATCGCGATGCTGGAACCGCATGAGCAACAGGTTGTCCGCTTGCGGATCGGGCTTGGCCCCTCTCCCGCGCTCACTCTTGCCGCGACTGCAAAGATCGTCGGTGTGTCGCCAAGCCGCATCGGCCAAATCGAGGACAAGGCATTCCGAAGGATCAGATGGGTCTGCAACAACATAGACATTCACGATCGTTCGGCGCTGGATGCTTTGATCGCGCGCAGGCGTGATGAAGCGGCTGAGGCCGAGCGGATCAGGAAACGCGATGCCTTGCAAAAGGCGCTAGATCAGGAGCGGAAGCGCAAAGCCAAGCAAGACCGGGACGAGGTCAGGCGAGCGAAGGCGCGCGATTCCGCTTGGAACCGCAAACTACGCGTGGCGCAGGCTGAGCTTGATCGGATGAGATCCGACGCTCAGTTTTTTGCCGAACAGATCGCTCAAATCGAGCAGCGCGCTAATTGGCTGAGGGCAATTTTGCCGCGCGACCGCCAATTGGCGGCGCTGCGCGAACAGGCCGATGAAATCCGCGATGCGATCGCGAGCGCAGAAGCCAGCATATCCAACATGCTGGCCTCGCCCCCGGATGGTCCCCAGCTAGGCAAGGAAGCTTCAACAAACGATGGCCACTGA
- a CDS encoding recombinase family protein, with protein sequence MARIGYARVSTTDQDLDIQIGRLKNAGCEIIRSETGSGASRSGRTELETIMQFMHTGDELVVLRLDRLGRSTRDVLNLVHELDEKGASLRILEPEVTTAGDMGRMVITILGMVADMELKFIKDRQRAGIEAARAEGVYKGRKKNVDDDEIRRRLAAGASKARVARDLKVSRMTVYRALDIIPSQTKLPEKPPTASIALHLIIENFNKRGRGRKPARERIEAMLERDYAMVKNGNCDYKLTVAYDPDPDGISLDEEIQSLLSEMFNIAESYNCSMEADIYEVGGQQRSW encoded by the coding sequence TTGGCTCGTATCGGATATGCCCGCGTCAGCACCACGGACCAGGATCTGGATATCCAGATTGGCCGCCTCAAGAATGCAGGTTGCGAAATTATCCGTTCCGAGACCGGATCGGGGGCCTCGCGGAGCGGGCGCACGGAACTGGAAACGATCATGCAGTTTATGCACACCGGCGACGAGCTGGTCGTGCTGCGGCTCGACCGGCTCGGCCGCTCCACGCGCGATGTCCTGAACCTGGTGCATGAGCTTGATGAAAAGGGAGCTTCGCTGCGCATCCTTGAGCCAGAGGTGACGACGGCGGGCGACATGGGGCGAATGGTCATCACCATACTCGGCATGGTCGCCGATATGGAGCTGAAGTTCATCAAGGATCGTCAGCGCGCCGGGATCGAAGCGGCGCGCGCCGAAGGCGTTTACAAAGGCCGGAAGAAGAACGTCGATGACGATGAAATCCGCCGTCGCCTTGCCGCCGGCGCCAGCAAGGCCCGCGTTGCCCGCGACCTGAAGGTCTCACGAATGACCGTCTATCGGGCGCTCGACATTATTCCGTCACAGACCAAACTGCCGGAAAAGCCGCCCACTGCCAGCATCGCCCTGCATCTGATTATCGAGAACTTCAACAAGCGTGGAAGAGGTAGAAAACCCGCTCGGGAGCGGATTGAGGCGATGCTGGAACGCGACTACGCCATGGTAAAAAACGGCAATTGTGATTACAAACTGACCGTCGCCTATGACCCCGATCCGGATGGCATTTCCCTTGATGAGGAAATCCAAAGCCTCCTCTCCGAGATGTTCAACATCGCAGAGAGCTACAATTGCTCCATGGAAGCCGATATCTACGAGGTCGGTGGTCAGCAACGGTCCTGGTAG
- a CDS encoding alginate export family protein has protein sequence MTGSTVALAQSVPPASTEDESAGGPMGSQAQPGVRPPRSQPRAAVAVPGGQTGTPNLPQAIRWTEDWSQPVSKDAPLIDRIKHIPIGSDDIYLSLGGEARAYYTAWDHQNAGRTANDANDPVQRRLRLLADLHMGPHVRAFVELGDNREYGSSLVTPPNRGPFDVEQAFLDVTVPLGKAGKLTLRPGRFEMPLGNGKLVTLRDGVNQRVLYQGLRATYALPGKISVDTFAVRPVNIKDGEFNNAPNHTQSFHGVYVSAPHVVAGFGVDGYWFQVKRDTALNAQGRASENRSSWGARLWQRTATWDLDVEGTYQSGRFGTKDISAWAMMMDGGYTFPKVALQPRLGLRANVFSGDGNAGNDTLGTFVAPAPRYQMLNAGVLFNYSNLMNLNPTLTLKPARSVTIVTGAQLYWRHRIADGAYVGPAGASFASASARRIGTAMEIDISWQATKRLQFGVANSYFMPSKSLESVGGKYGNYFGAYTSLRF, from the coding sequence ATGACCGGGTCGACTGTCGCCCTGGCGCAATCGGTGCCTCCGGCCAGCACCGAGGACGAGTCCGCAGGTGGCCCGATGGGCAGCCAGGCGCAACCCGGTGTTCGCCCCCCACGATCGCAGCCCCGCGCTGCCGTGGCGGTCCCCGGCGGGCAGACGGGAACGCCGAACCTTCCCCAGGCGATCCGCTGGACGGAGGACTGGTCGCAGCCCGTCAGCAAGGATGCGCCATTGATCGACAGGATCAAGCACATCCCGATCGGCTCGGATGACATATACCTCTCCCTCGGCGGTGAGGCGCGCGCATACTACACCGCCTGGGATCATCAGAATGCCGGGCGCACTGCGAATGACGCCAATGACCCGGTGCAGCGTCGCTTGCGACTGCTGGCCGATCTGCACATGGGGCCGCACGTCCGGGCCTTTGTGGAACTGGGCGACAATCGTGAGTACGGTTCCAGCCTGGTCACTCCGCCGAACCGGGGGCCCTTCGACGTCGAGCAGGCGTTCCTCGATGTGACGGTGCCGCTCGGCAAAGCTGGAAAGTTGACGTTGCGTCCTGGTCGGTTCGAAATGCCGCTTGGCAACGGCAAGCTTGTCACGCTGCGGGACGGTGTCAATCAGCGTGTGCTCTATCAGGGCCTGCGCGCGACCTATGCCCTTCCCGGCAAGATCTCTGTCGACACGTTCGCCGTTCGCCCCGTAAACATTAAGGACGGCGAATTCAACAATGCCCCTAACCACACACAGTCATTCCACGGCGTTTACGTCAGCGCTCCGCACGTGGTGGCTGGCTTTGGCGTCGACGGGTACTGGTTCCAGGTGAAGCGTGACACTGCATTGAACGCTCAGGGCAGGGCCTCCGAGAACCGTAGCAGCTGGGGTGCGAGGCTGTGGCAGCGCACTGCGACCTGGGATCTCGACGTGGAAGGTACCTACCAGTCCGGTCGCTTTGGAACCAAGGACATCAGCGCATGGGCGATGATGATGGATGGTGGTTATACCTTCCCCAAGGTTGCCCTTCAGCCGCGCCTGGGGCTCAGAGCCAATGTATTTAGCGGCGACGGCAACGCCGGTAATGACACGCTGGGTACCTTTGTCGCGCCTGCGCCTCGTTATCAGATGCTCAATGCCGGTGTTTTGTTCAACTACTCAAATTTGATGAACCTCAACCCAACGCTTACGCTGAAGCCGGCGCGATCGGTGACGATTGTGACCGGGGCCCAACTTTACTGGCGCCATCGCATTGCAGACGGCGCTTACGTCGGGCCTGCCGGTGCATCGTTTGCGTCCGCTTCCGCTCGGCGGATCGGTACCGCCATGGAAATCGACATATCATGGCAGGCCACCAAGCGCCTGCAATTCGGCGTGGCCAACAGCTATTTCATGCCGAGCAAGTCGCTGGAAAGCGTTGGCGGCAAATACGGGAACTACTTCGGCGCCTACACCAGCTTGAGATTCTGA
- a CDS encoding DUF6884 domain-containing protein, which translates to MQKWGRCTVIADLEAAPPSVIDPPPSPSPVFLVACVAAKLDRPAPARDLYASPWFQKARAYVERQGGAWFILSAKHGLIAPETVIARYDETLGAMKAGARRLWGARVIEAMAEQIDAAAPLIVLAGRNYRDPLWPQIERRASVPMEGLGIGQQLAWLSDN; encoded by the coding sequence TTGCAGAAATGGGGCCGCTGCACCGTCATTGCCGATCTTGAGGCAGCGCCGCCGTCTGTCATCGACCCTCCCCCGTCCCCGTCTCCGGTTTTCCTTGTCGCTTGCGTTGCTGCGAAGCTGGACCGCCCCGCCCCGGCGCGCGATCTTTACGCATCGCCATGGTTCCAGAAGGCCCGTGCCTATGTCGAACGACAGGGCGGCGCATGGTTCATCCTGTCAGCAAAGCATGGCCTGATCGCCCCGGAAACCGTCATCGCGCGCTATGACGAAACGCTAGGCGCGATGAAGGCAGGCGCGCGCCGCCTTTGGGGCGCGCGCGTGATCGAAGCAATGGCCGAGCAGATCGACGCCGCCGCGCCGCTGATCGTTCTCGCAGGCCGCAACTATCGCGATCCCCTTTGGCCGCAGATCGAACGGCGCGCATCGGTTCCGATGGAGGGGCTTGGAATCGGTCAGCAGCTCGCTTGGTTAAGCGACAACTGA
- a CDS encoding DUF4942 domain-containing protein has protein sequence MGQELMTPAQIADICDGRDKAIALWLGLYDTYHATRDEAARLTLGGPLSLSCGRDWTEDTLTRAFIQSQPIDQRDKETGARQTIDARDNFERVLTHTMDRRCWAALMEQLGFDQLLDQQARKEFHDGLRDDPVPFTPDNCAATFGNIWTNRRDLYLRGIANVFAKLDRRFRSHNGFKIGARLIIDRALNEWGSWDRYERRDTLRDVERVFLELDEKPPVSEGHSIASQVADAARVRGSLPTVIEGDYFRVRVFKNGNLHIWFERDDLLQSVNLLLAEYYGEAIGDGYETTEAEAAPAYHITPAKNFGAFMTSPEIAAQVIEHARISKGQRVLEPSAGKAALASAARNAGADVTCVELQPGFAHELRVIHGFADAIEGDFLALDPAHYAPFDAVIMNPPFDRGRDCDHVRHALAFLKPGGVLVAIMSARAEYGEDQRHKALHRMIAGCEAIYFHGRKWIDLPPGSFAHAGTNVNTVLLAIRKPG, from the coding sequence ATGGGCCAGGAGCTTATGACGCCCGCGCAGATTGCGGATATTTGCGACGGCCGAGACAAGGCCATAGCCCTTTGGCTCGGCCTCTATGACACCTACCATGCAACCCGCGACGAGGCGGCGCGCCTGACCCTTGGCGGCCCACTATCGCTGTCATGTGGCCGCGACTGGACCGAGGACACGTTGACTCGCGCTTTCATCCAGTCGCAGCCTATCGACCAGCGCGACAAGGAGACGGGAGCGCGCCAGACCATCGACGCACGCGACAATTTCGAGCGCGTCTTGACGCACACGATGGACCGCCGGTGCTGGGCGGCCCTCATGGAGCAGCTGGGTTTCGACCAGCTGCTAGACCAGCAGGCCCGAAAGGAGTTTCATGACGGCTTGCGCGATGATCCCGTGCCGTTCACGCCCGACAACTGCGCCGCGACTTTCGGAAATATCTGGACCAACCGGCGCGACCTCTATTTGCGCGGCATCGCCAACGTCTTCGCCAAGCTGGATCGCCGCTTTCGCTCGCACAACGGTTTCAAGATCGGCGCGCGTCTCATCATCGACCGCGCCTTGAACGAATGGGGATCATGGGACCGATACGAGCGCCGCGACACGTTGCGGGACGTGGAGCGCGTCTTTCTGGAACTGGACGAAAAGCCCCCTGTTTCAGAGGGACACAGCATCGCCTCACAAGTTGCCGATGCTGCGCGCGTGCGCGGATCGCTGCCAACGGTGATCGAGGGCGACTATTTCCGAGTTCGCGTCTTCAAGAATGGCAATCTGCACATATGGTTCGAGCGTGACGACCTTTTGCAGAGTGTGAATCTGTTGCTCGCGGAATATTACGGCGAGGCTATCGGTGACGGCTATGAGACGACCGAGGCAGAAGCGGCCCCGGCCTATCATATCACGCCCGCCAAGAATTTCGGCGCGTTCATGACTTCTCCGGAGATCGCCGCCCAGGTCATCGAACATGCGAGAATCAGCAAAGGCCAGCGCGTTCTAGAGCCTAGCGCGGGAAAGGCCGCGCTCGCTTCGGCCGCACGCAACGCCGGTGCCGATGTAACTTGCGTGGAGCTGCAACCCGGCTTCGCCCATGAGCTACGGGTAATCCATGGCTTTGCCGATGCGATCGAGGGCGACTTTCTCGCACTGGACCCGGCCCATTATGCACCGTTCGACGCAGTGATAATGAACCCGCCTTTTGATCGAGGCCGCGACTGTGACCATGTGCGCCATGCCCTCGCCTTTCTCAAACCGGGAGGCGTGCTGGTGGCGATCATGAGCGCGCGGGCAGAGTATGGCGAGGATCAGCGCCACAAGGCGCTACACCGCATGATCGCCGGTTGCGAGGCGATCTATTTTCACGGTCGTAAATGGATCGACCTTCCCCCCGGTTCTTTCGCCCACGCTGGAACCAACGTGAACACCGTTTTGCTTGCGATCCGCAAGCCGGGTTGA